From one Eucalyptus grandis isolate ANBG69807.140 chromosome 9, ASM1654582v1, whole genome shotgun sequence genomic stretch:
- the LOC108955307 gene encoding phosphoglycerate mutase-like protein 4, which yields MGDAVHIAKSVELGSRDAVELNDDRDAQSVHPSVDHAEISLVRHGQTDWNIDRRIQGQLDVKLNEVGRQQTHAVADRLSKEREISAIYSSDLKRAIETAEVIAATCGVREVIKDPDLREQNPGKLQGLSSKEAARLYPQIYEAYRSISCDQEIPDGGESKDQVYQRCTSCLQNIGLKHKGERVVVVTHGTVHTSIYRQARPNEGPAPKVQNGSISILHLFSRDDWVIKSWGDHSHLNQTEEKL from the exons ATGGGGGACGCAGTACACATAGCGAAATCGGTCGAGCTAGGgtctag AGATGCTGTTGAATTGAATGATGACAGAGATGCTCAATCAGTTCACCCTAGTGTAGACCATGCTGAAATCAGCCTTGTACGTCATGGACAAACAGACTGGAACATTGATCGTAGAATTCAG GGTCAATTGGATGTGAAATTAAATGAAGTTGGAAGGCAGCAAACACATGCG GTAGCTGATAGACTATCCAAAGAACGTGAAATCTCTGCTATTTACTCGTCTGATCTAAAACGAGCTATCGAGACAGCTGAAGTGATTGCAGCCACTTGTGGTGTGAGAGAG GTTATCAAAGATCCAGATCTACGGGAACAAAATCCAGGAAAGCTTCAAGGCCTTAGTTCAAAAGAGGCAGCTAG actttaTCCCCAGATTTATGAGGCCTACCGGTCCATAAGTTGTGATCAAGAAATCCCT GATGGTGGTGAAAGCAAGGATCAAGTTTACCAGCGATGCACTAGTTGCTTGCAAAACATTGGCTTAAAGCACAAAG GGGAGCGAGTAGTAGTCGTCACTCATGGAACCGTGCACACGTCTATCTACCGGCAGGCTCGCCCGAATGAAGGTCCTGCACCGAAGGTGCAAAATGGTTCGATCAGCATTTTGCACTTGTTTAGCAGGGACGACTGGGTCATAAAGTCCTGGGGTGATCATAGCCATCTCAACCAAACAGAAGAGAAGCTCTAG